The following proteins are encoded in a genomic region of Candidatus Nitrospira nitrificans:
- a CDS encoding alpha/beta hydrolase family protein, translating into MEERFSFLDPHGHRVAGLLTVPDGGTDKISILCHGFLSSKTSSTNKTLTRLLIDQGIATFCFDFFGQGESEGPFDQLTVGLAVEQARSAVDLMRARGYRHIGLMGSSFGGLVSILTASQRADLACLALKCPVVDFAEELRLEFGDDGMARWKATGTIPNIMGGPDRITLHYAFYEDALRQIAYVPARSITAPTVIVQGDKDEHVPLHQSRRLYEALRVKKHLELLPGADHQFTKGTDFTRMTLTIADWLNRHLSTAQS; encoded by the coding sequence ATGGAAGAACGCTTCTCATTTCTTGATCCTCACGGTCATCGAGTCGCCGGTCTCTTGACCGTTCCCGACGGAGGAACGGATAAGATTTCCATCCTGTGCCACGGATTCCTTTCATCGAAAACCAGCTCGACGAACAAAACACTCACCCGCCTGCTGATCGACCAAGGCATCGCCACGTTTTGCTTCGACTTCTTCGGCCAGGGAGAAAGCGAAGGCCCGTTCGATCAGCTGACCGTCGGTTTGGCGGTTGAACAGGCACGGAGCGCGGTCGATCTCATGAGAGCGCGTGGCTATCGGCACATCGGCCTGATGGGATCGAGTTTCGGCGGTCTGGTCTCGATTCTGACTGCGTCACAGCGGGCGGACTTGGCCTGCCTCGCCTTGAAATGTCCTGTCGTCGACTTCGCCGAGGAGCTACGGCTCGAATTCGGAGACGATGGAATGGCGCGATGGAAGGCAACCGGCACGATTCCGAACATCATGGGCGGCCCCGACCGAATCACGCTTCACTATGCTTTTTATGAAGATGCGCTCCGGCAGATCGCCTACGTCCCCGCGCGATCGATCACGGCTCCAACCGTCATCGTGCAAGGCGACAAGGACGAGCATGTCCCGCTGCATCAAAGCAGGCGGCTCTACGAAGCGTTGCGGGTCAAAAAGCACCTCGAACTGTTGCCCGGCGCCGACCATCAGTTCACGAAGGGGACGGACTTCACGAGAATGACTCTGACCATTGCCGATTGGCTGAATCGGCACCTGTCCACCGCTCAGTCATAA
- a CDS encoding cbb3-type cytochrome c oxidase subunit I: protein MGWQSVMDKAPRIIFISWSDNGTSMSARTYPPLSLCFAGLGWLVLASILGAAILIGLIHGTPLPPWVRAFHVHAVLVGGVAQILLGGFLLFISPPRSADRKETESHPLTFWAMNSGLVGMLVGFWLHRYMVVGFAGFVVIAAFLSAIYSIWSRTHRAGQSSINHSWYYALSLFALIGGSICGLIMAFGLMPESYGYARLAHIHLVVLGFVVLAIIGMIHHILPKVWSSPSLSPKLAQTAMVLMPLGAAVLIGGFLNSSVPVEMAAGAMLFIGGVLWAGNLLGTWRSSTHTGSAASDHLLVSTFFLLLTIILGALVGANHLSSPPRLPYGTLHLVAYTHMTFVGFIMNGIMGACSYFIPLTLAADRVPNTKKRGPYLDQLNGIMNRWSTVQIGALSLGTMGLGLLAALTWNVPLTSLYIPIATWTSLGLLMTGLTLFSVKLTSMIVKQPDRLRTGQTSADELKLTA from the coding sequence ATGGGCTGGCAATCGGTCATGGACAAGGCCCCACGGATCATTTTTATTTCCTGGAGCGATAACGGCACCTCAATGTCGGCACGAACCTATCCGCCCCTCTCATTGTGCTTCGCCGGACTCGGCTGGTTGGTGCTTGCTTCAATCCTCGGGGCGGCGATCCTCATCGGACTGATTCACGGCACTCCGCTGCCGCCATGGGTCCGAGCGTTCCATGTCCATGCGGTCTTGGTCGGCGGCGTGGCCCAGATTCTTCTTGGTGGATTTCTCCTCTTCATCTCCCCTCCTCGCTCGGCTGACCGAAAAGAAACGGAGTCGCATCCCCTGACATTCTGGGCGATGAACAGCGGTTTGGTTGGGATGCTCGTGGGGTTTTGGCTGCATCGGTACATGGTCGTAGGTTTCGCCGGATTCGTCGTCATTGCCGCGTTTCTCTCCGCCATATACTCCATTTGGAGCCGGACACATCGCGCGGGACAATCATCCATCAACCATTCGTGGTATTACGCGCTCTCTCTCTTCGCCCTGATCGGCGGATCGATCTGCGGTTTGATCATGGCGTTTGGGTTGATGCCGGAATCCTATGGCTATGCGCGGCTCGCACACATCCACTTGGTGGTGCTCGGCTTTGTGGTGCTGGCAATCATCGGCATGATCCACCATATCCTCCCGAAAGTCTGGAGCAGTCCTTCCTTGAGCCCCAAGCTCGCGCAAACGGCGATGGTCCTGATGCCGCTCGGCGCCGCTGTCTTGATCGGCGGATTCTTGAACTCATCGGTCCCTGTTGAAATGGCCGCCGGCGCCATGCTCTTCATAGGCGGGGTCCTCTGGGCCGGCAATCTGCTTGGAACCTGGCGTTCCTCGACCCACACCGGCAGCGCCGCCTCGGACCATCTTTTGGTCAGTACCTTCTTTCTCCTGCTCACCATCATCCTCGGCGCCCTTGTCGGAGCGAATCACCTCTCCAGTCCCCCGCGGCTACCGTACGGCACGCTCCACCTCGTCGCCTATACACATATGACGTTCGTCGGCTTCATCATGAATGGCATCATGGGCGCGTGCTCCTACTTCATCCCCCTCACCCTAGCAGCCGATCGTGTCCCCAATACCAAGAAACGCGGGCCGTATCTTGATCAGCTGAACGGTATCATGAACCGCTGGAGCACCGTTCAAATCGGCGCGCTCAGTTTGGGAACCATGGGACTTGGCCTCTTGGCCGCGTTGACCTGGAATGTACCGCTGACCTCCCTCTACATCCCTATCGCAACCTGGACCAGTCTCGGCCTCCTCATGACCGGCTTGACTCTCTTTTCAGTCAAACTGACCTCGATGATCGTCAAGCAACCGGACCGGCTTCGGACAGGACAGACCTCCGCCGACGAGCTCAAACTCACGGCGTGA